A DNA window from Acropora palmata chromosome 12, jaAcrPala1.3, whole genome shotgun sequence contains the following coding sequences:
- the LOC141860595 gene encoding zinc finger protein 862-like, whose product MLVIYARVVKLETFRPETRFVTNVHVADGTAATITESITKALNQRNVPLQKVTGLGSDGASVMTSNKEGVTGKLQRLNPKIVNIHCIAHRLQLCVSQAANKVKYWKEFQELLTNIFYYFKKSALRNEKLKAIQEVLNEPKMKYKEIHQVRWLSFYKALETLYLTWDSLVTSFEQEVANKQDKDGKIKGYIKELTEYDFVASTHMMMDVMPNIMELTLVFQKRDLDCSIIAPAVQACITELTKYRNDELSPRRKTFLQKFVEDTGSQGETEQSRELRFKTHKLVAGGGRTPRESFQTIMHNFLHSVLDNLNTRFPQGSKNIISAFGILSMRPLSFVSTNEVSVYGEMNNWMFY is encoded by the coding sequence ATGCTTGTCATTTATGCCAGGGTTGTAAAACTGGAAACCTTTAGGCCTGAAACCCGTTTTGTAACAAATGTTCATGTTGCTGATGGCACAGCTGCTACAATCACTGAGTCAATTACAAAAGCCCTAAATCAGAGAAATGTCCCTCTACAAAAAGTTACTGGATTGGGAAGTGATGGGGCATCAGTAATGACAAGTAATAAGGAAGGAGTCACTGGAAAGCTTCAGCGGTTAAATCCAAAGATAGTCAACATTCACTGTATTGCTCATAGACTGCAGCTTTGTGTCTCCCAAGCTGCTAATAAAGTGAAATATTGGAAAGAGTTCCAAGAGTTGCTGACCAACATATTTTACTACTTTAAGAAGTCAGCCTTACGAAATGAGAAATTGAAGGCGATCCAGGAAGTGCTTAATGAGCCAAAGATGAAGTACAAAGAGATCCATCAGGTCAGATGGTTATCTTTTTACAAGGCTCTTGAAACTCTTTACTTAACATGGGACTCTTTAGTCACTTCCTTTGAGCAGGAAGTTGCCAATAAACAAGATAAAGATGGCAAAATCAAAGGATACATTAAGGAGCTTACGGAATATGATTTTGTAGCTAGTACCCACATGATGATGGATGTTATGCCAAACATCATGGAACTTACTCTAGTATTTCAGAAGAGAGATCTTGATTGCAGCATTATTGCTCCTGCTGTTCAAGCCTGCATCACTGAACTTACCAAGTACAGAAATGATGAATTAAGTCCTAGAAGGAAAACCTTCCTTCAAAAGTTTGTTGAAGACACTGGATCACAAGGGGAGACAGAACAATCAAGAGAATTACGTTTCAAAACTCACAAATTGGTTGCAGGGGGTGGACGTACACCAAGAGAGAGTTTCCAGACAATTATGCACAACTTTTTGCATTCTGTGCTGGACAATCTAAACACCAGATTCCCACAAGGTTCCAAGAATATCATCAGTGCCTTTGGTATTCTTAGCATGAGGcctttgtcttttgtttccaCAAATGAAGTCTCAGTATATGGGGAGATGAATAATTGGATGTTTTACTGA